The Paenibacillus sp. FSL R7-0345 DNA segment CCTCAGGGGTCCCTTCCTCAACATGGCGCCCCTTGTACATAATGCCGATGCGGTCGCACATATGCCGGATGATACCGAGATCATGGCTGATGAACAAATACGTCAAATTCAGCTCCTTCTGTATATCCCGCAGGAAGTTCAGCACCTGTGCCTGAACCGATACATCAAGTGCCGAGACAGGCTCGTCGGCAATAATCAGCTTGGGCTTCAAGGCAATAGCCCGGGCTATTCCGATACGCTGGCGCTGGCCGCCAGAGAATTCATGCGGATATTTAAGCACATTGTCAGCACTAAGTCCGACCTGCTCCAGCAGCTCCTGTGTCTTCCGCATTTCCTCCTGCGGGGACAGCTTCTCGAAATTACGCAGTGGCTCGGCGATAATATCCAATACGCGTTTCTTTGGATTGAGTGAGGAGTACGGATCCTGAAAGATCATTTGCACATCACGGCGGACATTGTTCTGCTTGCGTGCACCTTTGGAAGCCAGATCTGCACCTTCGAACAGAATGCTGCCCCCTGTGATCTGATTAAGGCCGATAATAGCCCGGCCGGTAGTTGTTTTGCCTGAACCGGATTCACCGACAAGACCGTAGGTCTGGCCGGCCTCAATTGAAAGGTTGACACGGTCAACCGCCTTAACCTCGCCAACCTGACGACTGAACAGCCCGCCCCTGATTGGAAAGTGAACCTGCAGATCCTTAACTTCAAGCAATGCCATCGGTGCCTACCTCCTCCGTGCTATCCGGGAAATGAAAATGTCTGTAGCAGGTGCAGCGAACAAAGTGGCCCGGAGCAATTTCGTGAAGCTGCGGATTCTCCTCATGCGCAGAAGCATCAATCCAAGGCGTTCTTCCAGCAAAGCGGCAACCGATGCGCGGCAGATTCTTAAGCGAAGGCACAATCCCCTGTATAACATGCAGCCTTGACTTCACTTCTTTTACAGTAGGAATGGAGTTGAACAGGGATCTCGTGTACGGATGCTGCGGATTAGAGGTCAGTGTGTAAATATCGGCAATCTCCACGATTTGGCCTGCGTACATAACGGCCACACGGTCAGCCATTTCACTGACAACCCCGAGATCATGGGTGATAAGGATAATGCCTGCCTGCATATCCTTCTTAAGCTTTTTGATCAGCTCAAGAATCTGCAGTTGAATGGTCACATCCAATGCCGTTGTAGGTTCGTCGGCAAGCAGCAGCTGCGGCCCGTTTGCAATCGCGATAGCGATGATAACGCGCTGGCGCATACCGCCGGATAGTTCATAAGGGTATTGATGGTATGTATGTTCAGGGCGGGGGATGCCCACTTTTGTCAACAGATCGAGCACTTTCTCTTTTCTCTGTTTTTTGGAGAGGCTGGTGTCATGAAGCAGCAGTACTTCCTCGATCTGACTGCCTATAATCATCAGCGGATTTAATGCAGCTAAAGGGTCCTGAAAAATCATCGACATTTCTTTGCCGCGGACCTTATTCAGCATGCCGGGGGTCATTTGGACAATATCCTGCCCTTTGTAATTCACTTTCCCTTCAATCTTTGCCTTCGTATGCAGGCCCATTATGGAAAAAGCAAGCGCGCTCTTGCCTGAACCTGATTCTCCGACGATCGCCAGAATCTCATTTTTCTTCACAGTGAGCGTCACATCATCAACTGCAGCGTAGTACTGCCCTGCAATTTTGAAGGATGTCGTTAAATGCTCAATTCGAAGTAAGTCTTCACTCAAATTCATCACCCTAACACCAGGATTTTTTAGGCAAGGTATTTATGTCACATACAGTAACCCTACCAGCCAACTGTACTTTAAATTTTAGGATTATTATGGAAGCAATCCCTGAATGTTAGAGTTTATTCTAATTGACTCATGGTAAATTATCAATGATTTTCCTATAAAAAAAGTTTTTCATGTTAAT contains these protein-coding regions:
- a CDS encoding ATP-binding cassette domain-containing protein, which encodes MALLEVKDLQVHFPIRGGLFSRQVGEVKAVDRVNLSIEAGQTYGLVGESGSGKTTTGRAIIGLNQITGGSILFEGADLASKGARKQNNVRRDVQMIFQDPYSSLNPKKRVLDIIAEPLRNFEKLSPQEEMRKTQELLEQVGLSADNVLKYPHEFSGGQRQRIGIARAIALKPKLIIADEPVSALDVSVQAQVLNFLRDIQKELNLTYLFISHDLGIIRHMCDRIGIMYKGRHVEEGTPEDIFDNPRHIYTKRLIAAIPDIDPLQREERNIFRRSVSEEYDNAYRSHFDQDGLAYPLRSISDTHMVAMPEKG
- a CDS encoding ABC transporter ATP-binding protein — its product is MSEDLLRIEHLTTSFKIAGQYYAAVDDVTLTVKKNEILAIVGESGSGKSALAFSIMGLHTKAKIEGKVNYKGQDIVQMTPGMLNKVRGKEMSMIFQDPLAALNPLMIIGSQIEEVLLLHDTSLSKKQRKEKVLDLLTKVGIPRPEHTYHQYPYELSGGMRQRVIIAIAIANGPQLLLADEPTTALDVTIQLQILELIKKLKKDMQAGIILITHDLGVVSEMADRVAVMYAGQIVEIADIYTLTSNPQHPYTRSLFNSIPTVKEVKSRLHVIQGIVPSLKNLPRIGCRFAGRTPWIDASAHEENPQLHEIAPGHFVRCTCYRHFHFPDSTEEVGTDGIA